The following proteins are encoded in a genomic region of Drosophila willistoni isolate 14030-0811.24 chromosome 3R, UCI_dwil_1.1, whole genome shotgun sequence:
- the LOC6647760 gene encoding uncharacterized protein LOC6647760 isoform X1 — MVNVPPLLSSTPPPIDFGDDDDDDSGLQTTLHLDDGDEYSSNEFGLVTTNKHITSNNNNNNNNNNSQTHEAELNTKEVPPPDLALIENAKSPVEAFNYHVYHQEMSPPTPPPPTATQQTVQCVEVEREEEEEEEHIPSLKLDSLSLYSSESTASGTASPVAETPAPSSATTAQLTHQVTLEDVSDDDTDEECSPKKPKELYIREGAEDFFAIEVLSTTKEKETKQTDVKGAESQSEKPMAMDDDDSFAEFEEATAAMAPAVIQNVAPTINDNVVVDDDDDDDDFGDFADFSAAPPAPMPAIVAPVTIPNVSEPAHTQPEDGFDDFQEFTSPAHIKNNHDDNDDDDDDDDFGDFSEPPPPLAAVVPPPPPPAPKHLSINERIKPVLEAMFPSTAITQIDETVGHSQLLAQRKPLNFGAIEQAQALNYQWVNSEMRHSLVRSLGIDSRNILFGDKWNSSMPRFAANLSFDPLKPLKTSSTSSNSQTSAATTFSTPVEESQHVQTTFQLEPLDQLTMVANADKINLVNSNYPHHQHYNNYHHQHHHHHNQQQQQQQSNSNHRHNAADNFHLDGNLLLMDLQTNSNSINDNQCNANANANANFNEMHNKSLTHFVTNNNNNHLNTTTSNPNRIKTNTILTAHDALLLMDLRLESTTTTAAPAAKASQIETRAGPANVEKSAASSAQNDCSQLQIEDGFAANSPCDSNALDDTSAGTSAYAAPAAAATLSTALSANGYANDLNGSEQLHQQQQSKQYALSGPTPSPPPPLPQEDIEIIVSNTTSTSTSYALPLKETHIYTPSKSDTAVAKTTTLAPIDFDFEIASAGIIIDETVVKKEYRDVEYKPPIGLDSPNKLNAGVNFEIPPVAVAAAAADQKVPDDDNDDFSEFQSMPAPKASAAAAALPRNGTPTFGEQMILSPAILLPQAIPLAKTAIQWGENALSTINADEMARIEQLFSAQAAKPAPTISATVAKNPPKQQQSEDDEWSDFVSAPVQQEQKQKQLSPIKNIKSVNSLKKPSPTPATTVAKDDDWSDFVSSTPAHPVTVVPSPQFNSGAWQNANFYNNPLSHYQQQQPHHTHSNLVRNSNRSISSNTTTTNNNNNNIKNNSNYNANNNVSGTPQQIHIMHDFSTAPSAQPVHPSIPTYQQQHQRQQFQIGNAKVAPRISLIPDLSFVAPPSAMPTTNAGAFMSALPKPSFSAKK; from the exons ATGGTAAATGTGCCACCTTTACTAAGTAGCACGCCGCCACCTATCGATTTTggtgacgatgatgatgacgattcTGGACTGCAGACAACTCTCCATTTGGATGACGGTGACGAGTACTCCTCCAATGAGTTTGGCTTAGTCACCACCAACAAACACatcaccagcaacaacaacaacaataacaacaacaacaatagccaGACACACGAAGCCGAACTTAACACAAAAg AAGTGCCGCCACCCGATCTGGCCCTGATCGAGAATGCAAAATCACCAGTCGAGGCATTTAATTATCATGTTTACCATCAGGAAATGTCGCCACCCACGCCGCCACCGCCAACGGCGACACAGCAAACAGTGCAGTGCGTGGAAGTGGAGCgggaagaggaggaggaggaggaacaTATTCCCTCATTGAAACTTGATAGTTTGAGTTTATATTCAAGTGAGAGTACGGCGTCGGGAACTGCGTCGCCAGTTGCAGAAACGCCTGCGCCTTCCTCAGCTACCACGGCACAACTCACACATCAAGTTACGCTGGAGGATGTCTCAGATGATGACACCGATGAGGAGTGTTCGCCAAAGAAACCCAAAGAGTTATATATACGTGAAGGGGCGGAAGATTTCTTTGCCATTGAAGTTCTATCCACaacaaaggaaaaagaaaCTAAGCAGACGGATGTAAAAGGAGCTGAAAGTCAGTCAGAAAAGCCAATGGCaatggatgatgatgattcatTTGCAGAATTTGAAGAGGCTACTGCGGCAATGGCTCCAGCGGTCATCCAAAATGTGGCTCCTACCATTAATgataatgttgttgttgatgatgatgacgatgacgatgacttTGGTGATTTCGCAGACTTTTCTGCTGCACCACCAGCACCAATGCCAGCTATAGTCGCACCAGTTACTATTCCAAATGTATCAGAACCTGCTCATACTCAGCCCGAAGATGGATTTGATGATTTTCAAGAGTTCACTAGTCCCGCTCATATTAAGAATAACCATGATGataacgatgatgatgatgatgatgatgactttGGAGATTTCTCAGAGCCACCGCCACCTCTAGCCGCAGTTGTACCTCCGCCACCACCGCCTGCCCCCAAACACCTTAGCATTAATGAACGTATCAAGCCTGTGCTGGAGGCAATGTTTCCATCGACAGCAATAACCCAAATAGACGAGACCGTTGGGCATTCACAGCTCTTGGCTCAGAGGAAACCCCTCAATTTTGGTGCCATTGAGCAGGCTCAGGCTCTAAACTATCAATGGGTCAATTCAGAAATGAGACATTCTCTAGTCCGATCGCTGGGCATTGATTCGAGGAATATT CTCTTTGGAGACAAATGGAACTCATCTATGCCGCGTTTTGCGGCCAATCTGAGCTTTGATCCCCTTAAGCCGCTCAAGACAAGCTCCACCAGCTCCAACTCACAGACGTCAGCGGCTACCACCTTTTCCACCCCAGTTGAAG aaTCACAACATGTACAGACCACTTTTCAATTGGAACCACTTGACCAACTAACGATGGTGGCTAATGCTGATAAAATAAATCTTGTTAACTCTAACTACCCCCACCACCAACACTACAACAActaccaccaccaacaccaccaccaccacaaccaacaacaacaacaacaacaatcaaactCCAATCATCGCCATAATGCTGCCGACAACTTCCACTTGGATGGTAATCTTTTATTGATGGATCTCCAAACCAACTCCAATTCAATTAATGACAATCAATGCAATGCCAATGCAAATGCTAATGCCAATTTCAATGAAATGCACAATAAATCTCTTACACATTTTgtcaccaacaacaacaacaatcatcTAAATACAACAACTTCAAATCCAAATCGAATAAAAACTAACACAATTCTCACTGCTCACGATGCCTTGCTCTTGATGGACCTTA GATTGgagtcaacaacaacaacagcagcccCAGCAGCTAAAGCGAGCCAAATTGAAACGCGGGCTGGCCCGGCTAATGTGGAAAAATCAGCAGCAAGCTCTGCCCAAAATGACTGCAGCCAGTTGCAGATTGAAGACGGTTTCGCAGCCAATAGTCCCTGCGACAGCAACGCCCTTGATGACACCTCAGCAGGAACATCAGCATATGCTgctccagcagcagcagcgacgcTATCGACTGCTCTATCAGCAAACGGCTATGCCAACGACCTCAATGGCAGTGAGCAGctgcatcagcagcagcagtcgaAGCAATATGCATTGAGTGGACCAACGCCATCGCCACCGCCGCCTTTGCCCCAGGAGGACATTGAGATTATCGTTAGCAACACAACAAGCACCAGTACCAGCTATGCGCTCCCTCTGAAGGAGACTCACATTTATACACCATCCAAATCGGACACCGCAGTGGCCAAGACGACAACATTGGCGCCAAtagattttgattttgagaTTGCCTCGGCAGGGATTATTATTGACGAGACGGTTGTGAAGAAGGAATACCGTGATGTTGAGTACAAACCGCCAATCGGCTTGGATTCGCCGAACAAGCTGAATGCCGgagttaattttgaaatacctcctgttgctgttgcagcagcagctgcagatCAAAAGGTGCCCGATGACGATAACGATGATTTCAGTGAGTTCCAGTCGATGCCGGCTCCCAAGGCAagcgctgctgctgctgctttgccAAGGAATGGCACGCCCACATTTGGCGAACAAATGATACTCAGTCCAGCCATATTATTGCCACAAGCAATACCCCTAGCCAAGACGGCCATACAGTGGGGTGAGAATGCTCTGTCCACCATAAATGCTGATGAAATGGCCCGAATTGAGCAGCTCTTCTCGGCTCAGGCGGCCAAACCTGCGCCCACAATAAGTGCCACAGTGGCTAAGAATCCACCAAAGCAACAACAGTCCGAGGATGATGAGTGGTCCGACTTTGTGTCGGCGCCGGTGCAGCAggaacagaaacaaaaacaattgtctcccatcaaaaatataaaaagtgtAAATAGTTTAAAGAAACCTTCTCCTACGCCAGCTACAACAGTGGCCAAAGATGATGACTGGTCGGACTTTGTTAGCAGCACACCAGCACATCCAGTTACAGTGGTTCCATCTCCACAGTTCAATTCTGGTGCCTGGCAGAATGCAAATTTCTATAATAACCCGCTTAGTCActatcagcagcaacagccacaccacacacacagcaaTCTAGTGCGCAACAGCAATCGAAGCATCAGCAGCAATACCACCAccactaacaacaacaacaacaacatcaaaaacAATAGCAATTACAATGCCAACAACAATGTATCAGGCACTCCTCAACAGATTCACATCATGCATGACTTCTCGACGGCACCGTCAGCCCAGCCAGTCCATCCATCAATTCCAACCtatcagcagcaacatcagcgaCAACAATTTCAAATTGGCAACGCCAAAGTGGCACCCCGCATCTCTCTGATACCTGATTTGAGTTTTGTTGCCCCACCTTCAGCTATGCCCACAACAAATGCCGGAGCCTTCATGAGTGCGCTACCCAAGCCCAGTTTTAGTGCCAAAAAATGA
- the LOC6647760 gene encoding uncharacterized protein LOC6647760 isoform X2 — protein sequence MVNVPPLLSSTPPPIDFGDDDDDDSGLQTTLHLDDGDEYSSNEFGLVTTNKHITSNNNNNNNNNNSQTHEAELNTKEVPPPDLALIENAKSPVEAFNYHVYHQEMSPPTPPPPTATQQTVQCVEVEREEEEEEEHIPSLKLDSLSLYSSESTASGTASPVAETPAPSSATTAQLTHQVTLEDVSDDDTDEECSPKKPKELYIREGAEDFFAIEVLSTTKEKETKQTDVKGAESQSEKPMAMDDDDSFAEFEEATAAMAPAVIQNVAPTINDNVVVDDDDDDDDFGDFADFSAAPPAPMPAIVAPVTIPNVSEPAHTQPEDGFDDFQEFTSPAHIKNNHDDNDDDDDDDDFGDFSEPPPPLAAVVPPPPPPAPKHLSINERIKPVLEAMFPSTAITQIDETVGHSQLLAQRKPLNFGAIEQAQALNYQWVNSEMRHSLVRSLGIDSRNILFGDKWNSSMPRFAANLSFDPLKPLKTSSTSSNSQTSAATTFSTPVEGLESTTTTAAPAAKASQIETRAGPANVEKSAASSAQNDCSQLQIEDGFAANSPCDSNALDDTSAGTSAYAAPAAAATLSTALSANGYANDLNGSEQLHQQQQSKQYALSGPTPSPPPPLPQEDIEIIVSNTTSTSTSYALPLKETHIYTPSKSDTAVAKTTTLAPIDFDFEIASAGIIIDETVVKKEYRDVEYKPPIGLDSPNKLNAGVNFEIPPVAVAAAAADQKVPDDDNDDFSEFQSMPAPKASAAAAALPRNGTPTFGEQMILSPAILLPQAIPLAKTAIQWGENALSTINADEMARIEQLFSAQAAKPAPTISATVAKNPPKQQQSEDDEWSDFVSAPVQQEQKQKQLSPIKNIKSVNSLKKPSPTPATTVAKDDDWSDFVSSTPAHPVTVVPSPQFNSGAWQNANFYNNPLSHYQQQQPHHTHSNLVRNSNRSISSNTTTTNNNNNNIKNNSNYNANNNVSGTPQQIHIMHDFSTAPSAQPVHPSIPTYQQQHQRQQFQIGNAKVAPRISLIPDLSFVAPPSAMPTTNAGAFMSALPKPSFSAKK from the exons ATGGTAAATGTGCCACCTTTACTAAGTAGCACGCCGCCACCTATCGATTTTggtgacgatgatgatgacgattcTGGACTGCAGACAACTCTCCATTTGGATGACGGTGACGAGTACTCCTCCAATGAGTTTGGCTTAGTCACCACCAACAAACACatcaccagcaacaacaacaacaataacaacaacaacaatagccaGACACACGAAGCCGAACTTAACACAAAAg AAGTGCCGCCACCCGATCTGGCCCTGATCGAGAATGCAAAATCACCAGTCGAGGCATTTAATTATCATGTTTACCATCAGGAAATGTCGCCACCCACGCCGCCACCGCCAACGGCGACACAGCAAACAGTGCAGTGCGTGGAAGTGGAGCgggaagaggaggaggaggaggaacaTATTCCCTCATTGAAACTTGATAGTTTGAGTTTATATTCAAGTGAGAGTACGGCGTCGGGAACTGCGTCGCCAGTTGCAGAAACGCCTGCGCCTTCCTCAGCTACCACGGCACAACTCACACATCAAGTTACGCTGGAGGATGTCTCAGATGATGACACCGATGAGGAGTGTTCGCCAAAGAAACCCAAAGAGTTATATATACGTGAAGGGGCGGAAGATTTCTTTGCCATTGAAGTTCTATCCACaacaaaggaaaaagaaaCTAAGCAGACGGATGTAAAAGGAGCTGAAAGTCAGTCAGAAAAGCCAATGGCaatggatgatgatgattcatTTGCAGAATTTGAAGAGGCTACTGCGGCAATGGCTCCAGCGGTCATCCAAAATGTGGCTCCTACCATTAATgataatgttgttgttgatgatgatgacgatgacgatgacttTGGTGATTTCGCAGACTTTTCTGCTGCACCACCAGCACCAATGCCAGCTATAGTCGCACCAGTTACTATTCCAAATGTATCAGAACCTGCTCATACTCAGCCCGAAGATGGATTTGATGATTTTCAAGAGTTCACTAGTCCCGCTCATATTAAGAATAACCATGATGataacgatgatgatgatgatgatgatgactttGGAGATTTCTCAGAGCCACCGCCACCTCTAGCCGCAGTTGTACCTCCGCCACCACCGCCTGCCCCCAAACACCTTAGCATTAATGAACGTATCAAGCCTGTGCTGGAGGCAATGTTTCCATCGACAGCAATAACCCAAATAGACGAGACCGTTGGGCATTCACAGCTCTTGGCTCAGAGGAAACCCCTCAATTTTGGTGCCATTGAGCAGGCTCAGGCTCTAAACTATCAATGGGTCAATTCAGAAATGAGACATTCTCTAGTCCGATCGCTGGGCATTGATTCGAGGAATATT CTCTTTGGAGACAAATGGAACTCATCTATGCCGCGTTTTGCGGCCAATCTGAGCTTTGATCCCCTTAAGCCGCTCAAGACAAGCTCCACCAGCTCCAACTCACAGACGTCAGCGGCTACCACCTTTTCCACCCCAGTTGAAG GATTGgagtcaacaacaacaacagcagcccCAGCAGCTAAAGCGAGCCAAATTGAAACGCGGGCTGGCCCGGCTAATGTGGAAAAATCAGCAGCAAGCTCTGCCCAAAATGACTGCAGCCAGTTGCAGATTGAAGACGGTTTCGCAGCCAATAGTCCCTGCGACAGCAACGCCCTTGATGACACCTCAGCAGGAACATCAGCATATGCTgctccagcagcagcagcgacgcTATCGACTGCTCTATCAGCAAACGGCTATGCCAACGACCTCAATGGCAGTGAGCAGctgcatcagcagcagcagtcgaAGCAATATGCATTGAGTGGACCAACGCCATCGCCACCGCCGCCTTTGCCCCAGGAGGACATTGAGATTATCGTTAGCAACACAACAAGCACCAGTACCAGCTATGCGCTCCCTCTGAAGGAGACTCACATTTATACACCATCCAAATCGGACACCGCAGTGGCCAAGACGACAACATTGGCGCCAAtagattttgattttgagaTTGCCTCGGCAGGGATTATTATTGACGAGACGGTTGTGAAGAAGGAATACCGTGATGTTGAGTACAAACCGCCAATCGGCTTGGATTCGCCGAACAAGCTGAATGCCGgagttaattttgaaatacctcctgttgctgttgcagcagcagctgcagatCAAAAGGTGCCCGATGACGATAACGATGATTTCAGTGAGTTCCAGTCGATGCCGGCTCCCAAGGCAagcgctgctgctgctgctttgccAAGGAATGGCACGCCCACATTTGGCGAACAAATGATACTCAGTCCAGCCATATTATTGCCACAAGCAATACCCCTAGCCAAGACGGCCATACAGTGGGGTGAGAATGCTCTGTCCACCATAAATGCTGATGAAATGGCCCGAATTGAGCAGCTCTTCTCGGCTCAGGCGGCCAAACCTGCGCCCACAATAAGTGCCACAGTGGCTAAGAATCCACCAAAGCAACAACAGTCCGAGGATGATGAGTGGTCCGACTTTGTGTCGGCGCCGGTGCAGCAggaacagaaacaaaaacaattgtctcccatcaaaaatataaaaagtgtAAATAGTTTAAAGAAACCTTCTCCTACGCCAGCTACAACAGTGGCCAAAGATGATGACTGGTCGGACTTTGTTAGCAGCACACCAGCACATCCAGTTACAGTGGTTCCATCTCCACAGTTCAATTCTGGTGCCTGGCAGAATGCAAATTTCTATAATAACCCGCTTAGTCActatcagcagcaacagccacaccacacacacagcaaTCTAGTGCGCAACAGCAATCGAAGCATCAGCAGCAATACCACCAccactaacaacaacaacaacaacatcaaaaacAATAGCAATTACAATGCCAACAACAATGTATCAGGCACTCCTCAACAGATTCACATCATGCATGACTTCTCGACGGCACCGTCAGCCCAGCCAGTCCATCCATCAATTCCAACCtatcagcagcaacatcagcgaCAACAATTTCAAATTGGCAACGCCAAAGTGGCACCCCGCATCTCTCTGATACCTGATTTGAGTTTTGTTGCCCCACCTTCAGCTATGCCCACAACAAATGCCGGAGCCTTCATGAGTGCGCTACCCAAGCCCAGTTTTAGTGCCAAAAAATGA